GCCCGTGAGCATCCAGGTGTCGTCGCCCGCCTGGCGGTGCCAGCGCGCGAGCACGTCGGCAGCGACCTCCGTGTAGGCGTGCCCGATGTGGGGCACGTCATTCACGTAGAAAATGGGCGTGGTGATATAGAACGAGGAGCCGTCGGCCATTCCCCAATCCTACGGGCGAGCGGATGTCCCGGAGTCCCGGTTACGCCGGCGGCGGCGAACGCTCCCGTCGAGGATGGCGGGAGGCACCGCCTCCTCCACCTCCATGTGCTGGTGCGGGGTCGATACGCCGAGCGTCACGTCCTGCTCCTTGATCGCGGGCTCGTGCACCCGCTGCCCCGGGTAGTCGACGATGCGCATGCCGAGCACGATCTTGCCGGGCGCCTCGCGCCGGTCGAGTGCCCGATAGGCGTCGGCGACCGACTCGAGCGGGAACACGTCGGCGATCGGCAGTCGCGCCCGCCGCGCTGCCACGAGCGCGGCGACGCGGCCGAGCGCCACGACGTCGCCGGCGTAGAGCTTGACCGCCTCCTCCTCCTGCACGGCGTCCCAGTCGAGCACCGTGAGGATCCGCGATCGCGGCACTCCCAGCGCGATCGCCGCATCGGTCTCCCCGCCGAGGAAGTCGAGGAAGCCGGTGATGGGTCCAGGGGCGACCGGCCGCACCCGCTCGGCGAGGTCGGGCCCGTACTCGACGGGCAGCACGCCGAACTGCCGCAGGAAGTCGAACCGCGTCTCGATGCTCGTGCCGATCACGGTGGCTCCCCGCATGCGGGCGAACTGGGCGGCGAGGCATCCGACCCCGCCCGCTGCCGCCGTGATGACGACCGTGTCGGAGGGCGTCAGCGCGAGCCCCTCGACAGCCGTCCATGCGGTCGTGCCCGCGACGTAGAGCGAGCCCGCCACCTCCCAGGTGAGTTCGGGCGGCTTCGTCAGCAGCTGCGCCTCGGGCACGAGCACATGGGTCGCATGTGCGCCACGATCGACGAACCCCATGACCTCGTCGCCGTGCGAGAACGACGAGACACCGGGGCCGGTCGCGGCGACGACCCCCGCGAGATCTCGGCCCTGCAGCGAGGGGAAGCTCACGGGCCAGCGCTCGGGATGGTCGCCGCGCCGGATCGCGCTCTCGACGGGGTTCAGCCCGGTCGCGAACACCGCGACGAGCACCTCGCCCTCTCCGGGCACCGGCATCGGCTCTTCGACGACCTCGAGCACCTCGGGTCCGCCGTGCTCGGAGAACCGGACGACGTGAGCCAGGTCGTGGGTCGGATCGTGAGTCATCTCGCACCTCCACCGCTCTACGGATAGTGCCATTCTCCGCCTGCCGGGAGGATTCCGACAGGGCTGGACACGGGGCACCGGCCCCCAGTAAGCGGTCCGGCGCGCGGCCCGAGTCAGCGTCGCTTGCGCGCCGCGTCAGACTCGCTTGCGCGCCTGCAGCGCCGCCTCGTACAGGTCGCGCGTGCTCAGCCCGCTCTCCGCGGCGACGAGGGCGGCGGCATCCTTCAACCGGGTGCCGGATGCCGCGAGCTCGAGCACCCGCGCGAGCGCGTTCTCGGGGTTGGCCTCATGCTCACCGGCGCCGCCGACGACGATCACGATCTCGCCGCGCACCCCGCCCTCGGCCCACGTCGCGAGCTCGCCGAGCGGGCCGCGGCGCACCTCCTCGTACATCTTGGTGAGCTCGCGGCAGACAGCCGCCGGCCGGTCGGCGCCGAACGCCTCGGCGAGCGCGGCGAGGCTCGCGGCGAGCCGTGACGGCCCCTCGAAGAACAACAGGGTGCGACGGTCGCCGGCGAGCTCGGCGAGGCGACGGCTGCGCTCCCCAGCCTTGCGCGGCAGGAACCCCTCGAAGGCGAACCGGTCGGTCGGCAGCCCTGAGACGGCGAGCGCGGTGATCACGGCGGATGGTCCGGGCAGGGCGGTGACCTCGACACCCGCATCGGCCGCCGCCGCCACGAGCGGGAATCCGGGGTCGGACACGGTCGGCATGCCGGCGTCGCTGAGCACGAGCAGGTCGGTGTCGCGGGCGAGCTCGACGAGCTCGGCCGCCTTCTGCCGCTCGTTGTGCTCGTGCAGGGCGATGAGCTTCGGACGGTTCTCGATGCCGAGGCCGGCGAGGAGTCGCTGCGTCACCCGGGTGTCCTCCGAGGCGATGACGGTCGCCGACTCGAGGGCGTCGCGAAGCCGGGCGGAAGCGTCGCCGAGATTGCCGATGGGCGTCGCCGCGAGGATGATCATGGTCTCAAGCATGACACTCGCGGGTCAGCCGGACTCGTTTAGGGTTGGGCGCATGGGAGTGGAGCCGGATCCGGTGGAGGAGCGCCGGGGCACCCGGCTCGACGACTGGTGGGCCCGGGTGCTGTCGACGTCGCGCCGCCGGACGCTCTGGTACTGGGGCGGCCCGATCCTCGTCGCGCTCATCGCCGCAGTGCTGCGGTTCTGGAACCTCGGTCACCCGCAGGCGATCGTCTTCGACGAGACCTACTACGTGAAGGATGCGTGGACCCTCCTCCACAACGGTTACGAGTCGACCTGGCCGAAGGACGCCGATGCCGACTTCGCGGCCGGCGACACCGACATCTTCAACGACGCGGCCTCGTACGTCGTGCACCCGCCGCTCGGCAAGTGGATGATCTCGCTCGGCATGGCCGCGTTCGGCGCCGGCGACGCCTTCTGGTGGCGCGCCTCGACCGCGCTCGCGGGCACGATCGCCGTCTTCCTGATCACGGTCATCGCCCGCCGCCTCTTCGCCTCGACGATCCTCGCGGTCATCGCCGGCCTGCTGTTCGCGGTCGACGGCAACGCGATCGTGATGTCGCGCGTCGCGCTGCTCGACAACTGGGTGATGTTCTTCGCCCTGCTCGGCTTCTGGTTCGTGCTGCTCGACCGGGCTCGGTCGGCCCGCCTGCTCGAGGAGCGGTTGGAGACGGCTCGCGACTGGGGA
The DNA window shown above is from Agromyces cerinus and carries:
- the rsmI gene encoding 16S rRNA (cytidine(1402)-2'-O)-methyltransferase is translated as MIILAATPIGNLGDASARLRDALESATVIASEDTRVTQRLLAGLGIENRPKLIALHEHNERQKAAELVELARDTDLLVLSDAGMPTVSDPGFPLVAAAADAGVEVTALPGPSAVITALAVSGLPTDRFAFEGFLPRKAGERSRRLAELAGDRRTLLFFEGPSRLAASLAALAEAFGADRPAAVCRELTKMYEEVRRGPLGELATWAEGGVRGEIVIVVGGAGEHEANPENALARVLELAASGTRLKDAAALVAAESGLSTRDLYEAALQARKRV
- a CDS encoding NADP-dependent oxidoreductase, translating into MTHDPTHDLAHVVRFSEHGGPEVLEVVEEPMPVPGEGEVLVAVFATGLNPVESAIRRGDHPERWPVSFPSLQGRDLAGVVAATGPGVSSFSHGDEVMGFVDRGAHATHVLVPEAQLLTKPPELTWEVAGSLYVAGTTAWTAVEGLALTPSDTVVITAAAGGVGCLAAQFARMRGATVIGTSIETRFDFLRQFGVLPVEYGPDLAERVRPVAPGPITGFLDFLGGETDAAIALGVPRSRILTVLDWDAVQEEEAVKLYAGDVVALGRVAALVAARRARLPIADVFPLESVADAYRALDRREAPGKIVLGMRIVDYPGQRVHEPAIKEQDVTLGVSTPHQHMEVEEAVPPAILDGSVRRRRRNRDSGTSARP